TCAGCTCATTCATTTCAACAATCACAACAAACTATCATTTGTAAAGTAAAATAGATTGGTTTTCTAAACTGTACAGGCTTTACTGTTCATTGTTGTGAACTTGAATGAAGTGTAAAAACCTTGCTCCATAAATtaaaaccacacacatacaggacacACCTCTGGTCGTGTATCTTCTCTGACCAGCGTTACCTCTCCCTCCAGCTATAATTATGTAAGAGTTACAGAACGAGCTAATATCTTGTTTCCCTCTCTCGGCACCTGCCTGTTTCAGTTGCTCCCACTGCAGTGACAGTAACCTGACACACTCCTTCTACTTTCACTCCCTTTCACCGTCACCACTTGTATTGTCTTGCACGGTAACCAAATGATCAACCAGTGGACTCATCTCCCCGGTTTCTCATCTATTATTGAACCCCGCTGCCATGCTGCTGAAACAAAGGCATGTTGGCTAGTTTGTTTGTCTTGGTGAAAGACGGAAACCAGAGGCGCTTAGTCCTACACTTTACTTCGTTTCGGTTCTTTTAAGTATGCTTTCATCCACGGCAGTGTATAAttcatgcaagaaaaaaaaaatcaagtttttcAAGAAATACAAAGAGTCTGTCAAACTTTTGAATAGAGTTTCAAAGAGAAAAGTTTTTTCGCCATAAATGACCtacatttcaaatttaaaatacttttttactgACACTGACAAAACACTAAATACTAAAATACTAAATGCCTGTGTGGGTCACCCAGGTCCagctcagtcatccaggtcatagTAGTGCAAAGTTTGATCCTCAGGAGACAACTGGACTTGGTGTAAGTTCATTCAAAATGCTTCTTTAGACCAACCAAGTCCTGTTGTCTTTGGGATGAAACTGGATAATTGATCTTAATGTGGAAATGGAAACTTAAGAGAGCCATCATTAAGCTGAGCTGAGCTTGATATTAATGTCAAATTCAAAcattactttttatttgcaGCTGCTGCCAGGAGTCTTTAAATGGATATgaattacaaaataataatgatgtttctatgtgacctacaaaagcaaaaattaGCAAAAGGAACGCtcatttttttgtgatatttgtGAATGCTTGTAACCAATGCCAACAGGCAGGTGCCAGACAAAGTGAGTTACATCACACTGCATGGGAAACTGAAACTCatagacatttacattttacttaTTGGGTTCAGTGATTTGATGATATTATGGGTTCTTTTTATTGTAAACTGAGAAAACACTGAGTTTGCTcatttcatatatatatatatatatatatatacaccaCCACCGTTGATTCCCCTTCTCCCTTACTTAGCCTGGAGtttttaaagtcaaattaagttgttttttttgtgctgttggTCCACATAACcttctttttaatgtaaatctgcCCTTAAAACtggattattaaaacatgttgactatataacactttaaaaacaacttgcCTCTCTTTTATGTTTAAGTAACCAAATGATTGTATATCAATATACAAAAGACAAGCTGTGTTTTAACCTTTATGGTAAAAAGAAGCTCCTCACCTCTTTATCGCCACCAGCTCCCCGGACTCATTGCTTCTCCCCATCAGCACACTACCATAGGTGCCGTCACCCAGCTGCTTCAGGGTGGTGTAGCGATTCATCATCTCTTAAGATGGGGTCATCAGCTTGCTAACTTTCCTTATTCATCAAACAAGATGTGGACATGCAGTACTCCTTCATTGATCAAATGTCTCGTTTCACCGGCCTCTTCTCCAGAAGTGCTCAACAGTTCTTTCCCTAGAAGGTAAGGTCTTCACTTGGCGAGTTTGTCACCACGCTCACCAGTTCTTGAGGTTTAACTCTCATCTTGCAGTAACTGATCCTTAGATAGAAAGGCAGGATCCCGGTGTTGTCGGTCAGCCAACAGTCACTTCTGTGTCTTCATAATCCTTAAGAGACAggacataaagaaagaaagaaatcagcATCAGATACAAAACAGTCTCCTGCAATTCCAGAGACAAGCAATGACTGGCCTGTTTTGCCCTCAGTGGGGTGATTTAGGCTCCCACACGACAACTCAAGGGAGATGACACATCCAGCAGCAGGCAGATTAGGCCCAGAGGGATGTAAATAGGACATTACACAACGATAACCTGCATCCACTCCCTTCCACCTGCCTGGTGAGAGGATGTTATTGACGACACGGGGGGTAACTGATTATTGGTAAATGATTTTTGaggcaaaacaaaaagagtTAACAGACTCAGAATAGCCTGATGATTTACCTCCAGCGCAGCTGTAAACTGGTCTGTCCTATGCTGTAACATTGCCCTAAATGTTTCTCTAGGTTTTGTGAAACATCCTTATCACGTATGTTAttcacacatcaaacacactgcatatctgaggggaaaaaaacagagacgcCAGTTTATCCTTTTGCATGAAGGATTTCAGTCAGGTTGTCCCACACTATCCAGTGTCACGCACAAAAGCGAGTGAAAGTCTGTGCCTTTGGTGAAATCTTATTATGTATTTTATGCTTTCCCAGATGTTCAACAAAAATGTATGGATTACAGCTTTAAGGATATGTTGTACTTCATTATAATAACACAAGAATTAGATGAATCAATGCCACAACTGTACCCTAAttctacaaaacacaacatctaCAGCAAGTACAAAGCAAAGAAAACTGCTTCTTTTGGGCAAAGTGTGGGAAGTAAGTAGGGCATGTCTCTTGTGAGTAAATGACCTGCTGTGTTTTAGGCTAAAAAGTCAATGCTGCTGCAGGTAGGGCAGCTAAACAAAATGAGATTACAATGTATTTAGTTTTGGGACTCCTGATAACTGTTCAATTAATAACTCACCATGTGCCTATTATTTcacttttgtcttaaatgtAAATGCTTTTAAGATTCACTACTCATCTTTGAACATTGGAAAGGCTGTTCTCAACTTTCTTTCTTATTACCGGTAAAGGAAGGCATTATTTCTCTAAGCAATAGCTTCCTGATATCTGAGTCTCAAgggacaataaataaatagtagCCTAGGTGTTACAGGTTCAGAATCTGGCTAGCATGCACTCAGCTCGAGACAATCTGCTGGTGAGGGATTTAAAGGGATTGAGCATGTCTTTAAGCCACATGACATTAGGAGGCCATTCAAGGTCAATTATAGAAAACATGTAGACATTTACCTTACAGTTGTAAAGAAACAGATTACgtttaacttttaaaatgattacgTGGTAACAAAGGTATTGTTTACAAAAGTAACCTGTTGTCATTCACTTTTAACCCAAGTTAAGAAGAATCAACTTCAGTTCACTATAGTAAGGCTACACCTTCTTAAAATGAACAGGGGAATAGAAAAAGTGACAGTGACATTAGTGGCTGCTGTCAGCTTTGACAACTCATCCCCACAACCATTTTTGTTCAGGCCCTATTCCTTTCTTTTGCCAAATAGGTTATTTCATCTGTGGTTTTAAACTCACCATTTAGGGGTTGAGTGTCTTTCCTGGATCCTATCTGGCTCTGCTGATAGACCAAGTGTCCTCTCACACAATCCACATAGTATCCACAACTAGCTCGTACGATAAGccgctctgtgtgtgagtgtgctaCTGGTCTCCATGGAAACGCGCACACAAACTCAACGTTTGTTTAGGTTGACAAGTGGACGCAATGCTTTGTGGGATTTGTAGTCCTTGCAAGCGTTTGGCGTTACTGCGGAAGTGAAAAGCCACAGCCCGAATAAACTAAAGCTTCAAATGTTCAATCTTGGCTCATACTAATACAGCGCTTAGTCTTTTATTTATAACtcaaatacaactttttttttaaagattcgaAGGAATTGTTGGTAAAAAGGTAAAACCCTTTGAGTAAATGCTGCTATACTTTCTGACAAATGCTtgaattcaataaataaaaatgtaggcTAAATAGTATGCTTAgcctatctatttttttttttcttttgcaataaGCATTCAAGTCACTGGATTGGTTCGGTAGTGAGGGCTCTCCACATCTCTGCTGCAAAGACTGTGGTTAAAGTTCTGCACCAGCAGGTGGAGCTGTAGCGCTGCGGCTTTTTATTTCCAGGTCGGCCAATTAAGTAATAAAGACCCATAGCCTACCCATCCCAATACagattctttaaataaataggCGTAGCTTTTAGACAATTATCCTTTTTCCCAACTACACTAGGTCGAGCCTTCGTGAAATTTCTACAGTTTCTGTCAGACCAATGAAAAGCAGCGAATGCATTTAGAAtacaatgcaatgcaatgcgCACCAATATGCTTTAAATAAGCTATATGGACAGTCATCCAGTCTGCATGTTATTATTGCTGACTCTTAAACACATTAAATTAGTCTTCATGTTCAGACGACTTTCCCATCGCGGTGTGTAGGTTACAGTCTTTGGGCTCTATGTGCTTCAAGTGCTTGTGACAAGAGGAGGATATTTACctacaaaatcacacacacattaggcAGGTAAGCTAAGAAGCAGGGAAGGAGGGACAACAAAGTGGAACTCTCCCTAAGAGGATTAGGTCGTTAGCCAGCCTGCGGTCTTTTCAATGGATTCCCGGTTCCCAGAGCACATTTTAGCAGCACTCCATGCAATAGCCATATCGGACATAGTGTGAGAAAATTGGTGATAATGCATCCTGTCCCTGCCGAGTGGTGTAGGCGACTGATCCGGGGATTCTGATggattacatttgattttaaaagatgACGTTAGTTTCTACCTGATGGGAGCGCACGGGAACCCGTCGCCGGGATTGCACCGGAGAGCGGTTTCCTGAAGGGGGGTTTGTTGAGAAGGTAACGCGGTTCTGACATGAAGACTCGACCTGCGGGGATCGGCAATGCCAACGCCGACTGGATGGGTTCGCTCCCGTCCAAGCTCAGTGCCATGCCCCTCAAACACCTCGCCGTGCCTGGTGAGCCTGTCGTGCGTAAAGATGTTTTGGTCACTCAGTTCATCTGTCCAGCAAACTATGACACCAATGTGAACTTTTGAACTAGAACATCAGAGCTACAAGAAAAGTGATGGTGATGCTAAAATACACGTCACCTTTATCACTCTCCATCTGTCACCCGTTCTTAATTTTCTGTTAATGCTGCCTTGTTTTAGGCTACCTCTTCGCCCACTGGCACTATATTCTTTTATCTTTGTCAATGTATTATTGTCCTTACAACCCCTGtatattttatgtatttgttcagTTTTCCTTCTTGAagatctgctctctctctctctctctctctctctctctctctctctctctctctctctctctctcaggttctCACGATTCCTTTACCTACTGGGTGGATGTGCACGCTCCTGTGGGACCAGATCAGAAGGCATATGTAAAGTACCTGGCCACCATGTTCAGCGTCTTAGCCAAGAAAGTCATGGTGAAATGGTCCATGACTCAGGTATTAAGTTCAGATTACTAGTATACAAACCCAAACATGTGTGGTGCAAAAGAGCTTCCAAAATattaataacacttttttttaaatattcaaagtcagtgcattttaaaacacaggtttttgtctttttagtcagctgttgtgtgtgttgttataaATAATGTCTATTCTTCCTAGAATCTGACATTTAAAGAGCAGCTGGATGCAGGAATACGCTACTTTGATCTAAGAGTCTCCTCCAAACCAGGTGAGCCTGGAAAAGAGATCTACTTCATCCACGGCCTGTTTGGACATAAGGTGAGCAGCAAAGTCAGTATTCATTTaggtatgtatttatttaaatctcaCAGTCTGTTATCATCCTTTAATATGTGTGTCTTTCCTGATCCCAGACCCTAAGAAAGTCTCCTGTCCTGGAACGATCAcgtttttatttcaacattgcTTCAAATATGTTGCCACTCGTTCAGACTTCATTTTGTCTCATGTAACAATCTGAACAGTGATTTTGTCCAGCTTGTATTGTGTTCTAGTGGCCAGCTGATGTTATTAAAGGGAAGGTTGTGGCCTTTGAGGCCACAAAGGATCAACAGTTGTTAGTTTAGCTGTAAACATCCCTCTTCTACAGTGGGTCATTCTGGTCCCCTATAAGACACAACGTCTTGCCACTGGTAGTGTTATATGAGATGTGAGTGTTTATGTTAAGGCTATGACAACATCTAAACGCACCATAAGAATTAGATCTTACTTTTATATTTACTTGtaattatttgtgtgtttgtgtttttctcataTCTACATGTGGCCTTTGTACATCACCTGTAGATTTGATGCGGTAAATGGTCTCTAACCTTTCCCTCTGATTTCCCCTAAAGGTGAGGGATGGCCTGTTAGAGATTAACAACTACTTAAGCAGACACAGGAAAGAGGTGAGAAGCAAGTTAAAGTGTTTATTTGAAGTaaatttagaagaagaaaaaaacatggataCATTAGCATGACCAGAGATCCAACTGACCGATTCtgattggttttatttttttaagattgtcTTTCTAGACTTCAACCACTACTACGCAATGAACGCAGAGCATCACAAGTACCTGATCAGCATGCTCCAGGAAGTGTTTGGCAGCAAGCTTTGTAACAATGGTGCAGTTGAGGGCATCACCCTGGACTACCTGTGGGAGAAAGGATACCAGGTGAGCTCAAAATGCATCCGTAGAAGTGAGAAGTGATTGGACAACAATTCTATAACATCCAGACCTATTAGTACGTGGACTATGGGGGtcattcaaatgtcattttaaagaaCATGGAACGCTATGCTCATCTGTTTAATCTTTAACTAGAAAATCTTTATAAAAGATATCTGGAGGTTATCATCTGCATCCAGGgaacaacagattttttttccccactgcTTGTGCTTGAATGCACCTGAATATAAATATGTCTTTACTCGTTAGCCCAATTAACCCTTTGGTCAAGTAATCCCTGAAGCCTTTGACTTCTCAGGGCAGGAATTAGTTCTGAGCGTCATCCCATTAACAGTTGTTCCACCATTTCCCTCACAAGTGTTCAAGTGTTGTTTATATCCTGTTTATATACTTGAAATGCTTATTTCCTCACCTTAACAtatcttcatcttctttttaCAAACAATACACGAGCACAAGAAGAAACATACACACCCGTTAATTACATTGCTCCAGGTGTATGTCTGCGGATTATTTAAATACTGTCAGGTGAATCTGTAACTGGCTCACAGTGTAAAGGAGTAGTAGTCGGAGAGAGTGCAGTGTAAGTAGGTGAATAGGGCAGAGCAAAGAGGAAAGACAGCAAGCCAAAGCAGAAACATCTACCAGCTGAAAGCCTTTTCATCTTTCTTGTGTAGTTGAAAGTGCACGTTCACTTCTGAACTGTATCTACTTACAATTTTCTTTGATTCTCTCCGCAGGtgattgtattttaccaccatCAATCAGCTCAGGATATCCCAATCATGTGGCCAGGCAACAAGATCCCTGCTCCCTGGGCCAACACCACTGAACCACATAAGCTCACACAggtcagaaaaacaacattctcTGATAAGGACCTGCAAGCATGCATGCTTCTTTTATCTCATTTAGTGGAAATCAATACAAAATACTTCTGCAAGATTAGGGATTCAAGCCAAAACAAATTTTGTAATTTCTTGAACTGTCTTGACTTTTAATCCTTTGCGTCATCAATACATTTGACCTCTATGTGTGCATAGGTCTCTATAGTTACAGACAATCTACAGCTATTATTGCCTTCTACACAATTGGCTTACTATCAACATCCCATACAAATACTTTTCTCTGCATTCTTTCATTCCCTTTTACAACTCTTGTTCTGTACTAAACTCAACAACAAATCTACTCTATTTAATTTTCTCAATAGAGTAGAGACTTTTATGGTGTAATTGTTGTTTGTGCATTCCACTGTATAGTTCCTGGACACCACGCTGAAGGAAAGAGCAAAGCAGGGCTCCTTCCATGTGTCTCAGGCCATCCTCACACCCAGGGTCAACACAGTGGCAAAGGGCCTGGTCTGGGGGCTACGCAACTACCTGGTCGAGAGGTCAGTGATTCaattagttttttcttttaagatttatatttgggcttttgcctttatttgataggataGGGGATAGAGTAGGGAAtcgggagagagtggggaatgacatgcaggaaagccGCAGGgccgtctgcttggaggactatagcctccgtacatggggtgcatcCTAACCACCAGGCAGTCTGCGCCCCATCAGTGACTACATTTTGGGTGTTTTATGAAAATGTGTGATTGAGGGAGAAATGGTGAGATGTTATCAAAgtgtatatttaaatgaatttgtATGTCAAATTCTGTAGTGGTTTTGATGCATATACTTAACATTGCCTTGACTTGCCTTAAAACCTTTAAGATGCAGCAGTCCagctgtgtgtaagtgtgtattttttatgtCAAACATCTTTGGAAAACGACCCATTCATTGACTCTTACGTTCTATGTTTTGTCCTTACATGgtggccagcagagggcagtacACTAAATGTTGGAAATGATTAATTGCATCTTCATCCATACTTGCAAAACGTAAAATGAGAAGTTGTTGCCCTATTTCGTTTCAGGGTCAAAACCAAAAGTACAGTTTAGTGCTTCAATGGAATTTCCTTTAATATATCTTCAACAAGTCCATGCTTTCACACAAAAATTAAAGGTTCAAATCTGATTAAAGCAGAGCATGTATGTTTTTGATATAGCCTACATATGCTTCAACACTGCTGTGTCACAGTCTATGAAGTGAACATTTAGGATGTGAGATAGTTAAGAATTCAAACTGATGTTCCATCAAATTGATGTGGGCCTTGTAGCAGACCAGGGTGGAGAAATGGATGACTCTTTTCTGACTGATGGTTAATGaagctttattttctttatgcagtgccattcattttcacaaacacaGCGTAAGAGCTGCACAGAgaacaaacataaagacaaCCATTACACCAATCACATATTCAAGCTAAAATATATTAATTACAATATAAACAAGACAacagatatataaatattaagttCATAAAGTGAATTTACAGTGGTTCAAACATTTTAGTCTAGACCTACCCAGTAATAACAATTAAGCATTTTTCTATAAAAACCAAAAATATAACCATTAAATCACATAGGGGGATTGTTCAATGTAAGGTACTGATAAAAGGGCTCATGTTTAGTAACCggacaaacatttttcttttacattaaaGCAGGTCTTACAGGCCTCAATTAACCAGGGGCTCAGATACCGTcgcaaccatagactgtaaatattacagtcgCAACACACTCGCCCAGGAAAATACAACGCAACGTAacagtaaaacatcaaagatTACAGAATTTATACCTTGTGCACCACCTTCCAGCAGGCTCCAGCCTTACAGTCTAGTAAAGTTTGGAGAATGGACAACTGTagtttcaatcaatcatttcatgTGAATGATTCGCTACCTGCATCTGCTAATATCTGGTGTAACAAGCAAACTCCGTCTTCAAAATTagataaacataaaacaaaaacagataaatatacacaaataaCCAGAAAACACTACACTTTATATTACAAAAAACTTTAATCATTCTAGAAATACAGTATAAAGATGATTTGTACCTTGTGCACATTTCGAGCAGGTTGATAAAGCATGGAAAGTGGACAACTGGGGTTTCAATCAATCACTTCATGTTAATGCTTCCTTACCTGTACCTGCATCTCTTTAACATATCCTGTGGAAACAGGAAACGGGTAACAAGCAAAACccgccttcaaaataagagcccCAAAAACAGATAAAGCATACACAAAATCGCAGGAAATACTAGACCTTGTCTTGCAaccacaacaaaacaataaaaggcgTACATtagatttttgtattttataaatTTAAGGGGTCTTTTAAACAAGCCTTACAAATGAACCCAACAAGGTAAACATAATGTTTCTCTTTATCCTCTTAATGGGTCCTTGACAGGAATTATTCAAAAGCTTTGTCAGTATTTTTGTTATTATAGATCGTCATGCATCGTCTCTCTTTCTATTAGGTTGATTATTATTGTCATGCTCTACTGGGATTGGCTGTTTGGGAGCTGTGAGACCAGTGATGTGACTGGCTTAGAATTGATCTataaatctaatctaatctaaatagATTTATATTCCACTTTACCCAGTCCTTTACAGTACTGCACCATGCAACC
This is a stretch of genomic DNA from Labrus bergylta chromosome 20, fLabBer1.1, whole genome shotgun sequence. It encodes these proteins:
- the plcxd2 gene encoding PI-PLC X domain-containing protein 2 isoform X1 — translated: MKTRPAGIGNANADWMGSLPSKLSAMPLKHLAVPGSHDSFTYWVDVHAPVGPDQKAYVKYLATMFSVLAKKVMVKWSMTQNLTFKEQLDAGIRYFDLRVSSKPGEPGKEIYFIHGLFGHKVRDGLLEINNYLSRHRKEIVFLDFNHYYAMNAEHHKYLISMLQEVFGSKLCNNGAVEGITLDYLWEKGYQVIVFYHHQSAQDIPIMWPGNKIPAPWANTTEPHKLTQFLDTTLKERAKQGSFHVSQAILTPRVNTVAKGLVWGLRNYLVERNLPTIMSWVEAQRPGVDGVNIITSDFVELTDFANIVIQLNNLLLSEKDSKSR
- the plcxd2 gene encoding PI-PLC X domain-containing protein 2 isoform X2 is translated as MFSVLAKKVMVKWSMTQNLTFKEQLDAGIRYFDLRVSSKPGEPGKEIYFIHGLFGHKVRDGLLEINNYLSRHRKEIVFLDFNHYYAMNAEHHKYLISMLQEVFGSKLCNNGAVEGITLDYLWEKGYQVIVFYHHQSAQDIPIMWPGNKIPAPWANTTEPHKLTQFLDTTLKERAKQGSFHVSQAILTPRVNTVAKGLVWGLRNYLVERNLPTIMSWVEAQRPGVDGVNIITSDFVELTDFANIVIQLNNLLLSEKDSKSR